A single region of the Amphiprion ocellaris isolate individual 3 ecotype Okinawa chromosome 4, ASM2253959v1, whole genome shotgun sequence genome encodes:
- the LOC111567845 gene encoding interleukin-8-like — MASSRIIIFSIVVLLSFLAISEGMSLRSLGVELHCRCILTESKPIGRHIEKVELIPANSNCQDTEIIATLKKTGQEVCLDPEAPWVKKVIQKIMSSNRRR; from the exons atgGCAAGCAGCAGAATCATCATTTTCTCCATTGTGGTGCTCCTGTCCTTCCTAGCCATCAGTGAAG GGATGAGTTTGAGAAGTCTGGGAGTGGAGCTGCACTGTCGCTGCATCCTGACAGAGAGCAAACCCATCGGCCGACACATTGAGAAGGTGGAGCTGATTCCTGCCAACTCCAACTGCCAGGACACTGAGATCAT TGCCACCTTGAAAAAGACAGGCCAAGAGGTTTGCCTCGACCCCGAGGCTCCCTGGGTAAAGAAAGTGATCCAGAAAATCATGTCCAG caACAGAAGACGCTGA